From a single Rutidosis leptorrhynchoides isolate AG116_Rl617_1_P2 chromosome 5, CSIRO_AGI_Rlap_v1, whole genome shotgun sequence genomic region:
- the LOC139849449 gene encoding uncharacterized protein: MNQLDYQNPLYLHPSEGPGSLAIQEKLTGVQNYRSWRRSIEIKLSTKRKSGFITGTIARPVNDEDRAEQWDTCNNMVISWIMSSVSDQIAKSIMFIGTSFENWRQLEKRFALSNGSREYKLHKETYSMEQEGMVINEYYTKMKCICEELDSMSQLPRITNLTPEVTTFFAAYDQQKKEQHMFQFLNSLDEHFGSIRSQLLLMNPLPNVESACSMLQQEESQREMFSNFETKALYSKNNQSTKSFGSKQAAAGKFKGGQTKRTTANVQGSNIVFTSEQFEQLLKCLPQMAKDEMQYTGATDHITPVSKYLKNSKSLFWKPKIKLPNGDSSVISHIGNITLDNEIGLKGVLVILEFQFSLLSVPKLTRDISCAFIFFSQFCVIQDLTTKKVM; encoded by the exons ATGAATCAACTCGATTACCAAAATCCGTTGTACTTACATCCGTCGGAAGGTCCTGGCTCGTTAGCTATTCAAGAGAAGCTAACAGGAGTACAGAATTATCGTTCATGGAGAAGATCCATTGAAATCAAACTTTCTACTAAAAGGAAGTCAGGTTTTATCACTGGAACGATTGCACGACCTGTTAATGATGAAGATAGGGCTGAGCAGTGGGACACCTGTAACAACATGGTGATAAGCTGGATCATGAGCTCTGTATCCGATCAAATTGCTAAATCCATCATGTTCATTGGAACATCTTTTGAGAATTGGAGGCAGCTTGAAAAACGCTTTGCCTTAAGCAATGGATCAAGGGAGTACAAGCTTCATAAAGAGACTTATTCGATGGAACAAGAAGGAATGGTGATAAACGAGTACTATACAAAAATGAAGTGTATTTGTGAAGAGTTAGACTCAATGAGTCAATTGCCTAGGATCACTAACTTGACTCCTGAAGTGACAACATTTTTTGCAGCTTATGATCAACAAAAGAAAGAGCAACATATGTTCCAGTTCTTAAATAGCCTTGATGAACATTTTGGCTCAATAAGGAGTCAATTGCTGTTGATGAATCCTTTACCTAATGTTGAGAGTGCTTGCTCTATGCTACAACAAGAGGAATCACAAAGAGAAATGTTCTCTAATTTTGAAACCAAAGCTCTTTATAGCAAAAATAACCAGTCTACAAAGTCATTTG GGTCAAAGCAGGCTGCTGCAGGGAAATTCAAAGGTGGTCAAACTAAGAGAACTACAGCTAATGTTCAAGGTAGTAACATTGTTTTCACTTCTGAGCAGTTTGAGCAGCTACTAAAATGTTTACCTCAAATGGCCAAAGATGAGATGCAGT ATACAGGAGCTACTGATCACATTACACCTGTGTCAAAATATCTAAAGAACTCAAAATCTTTGTTTTGGAAACCTAAAATAAAGTTACCAAATGGTGATTCATCTGTAATATCACATATTGGTAATATAACACTGGACAATGAAATAGGATTGAAAGGAGTTTTGGTTATTCTAGAGTTTCAATTTAGCCTTTTGTCTGTGCCAAAATTGACAAGAGATATATCATGTGCATTTATTTTCTTCTCACAGTTTTGTGTGATTCAGGACTTGACAACAAAGAAAGTCATGTGA